The Prosthecobacter vanneervenii genome has a segment encoding these proteins:
- a CDS encoding CHAD domain-containing protein, whose amino-acid sequence MKPSRHSAGLTGRRLKRLLHQLCDRAQDDVRRMAAHEESATHQLRVRMKKMLALLRLAQAGMEEQTMQAMRQHLRTVKNACAGNREQVVRCRLLDKLARRFHLAPRHRPQITGATAKAPAAAGLLHQLYAMGRLIDSTCIETLTEEQILEEHARCYRKGRRLMKESCETTNSRTLHRWRHRVKDLYFQTLALSHLRGAARRIRRTQRLGHLLGRDQDLANLATEPAFAVRRSPWQEVMQEHREELRERYLALGHKLYAPHNTRFSGRIMQSV is encoded by the coding sequence ATGAAGCCAAGCCGCCACTCTGCGGGCCTGACGGGCCGGAGGTTGAAGCGTCTGCTGCATCAGCTGTGCGATCGCGCACAAGATGATGTGCGGAGGATGGCCGCGCACGAAGAGAGCGCCACCCACCAGCTGCGCGTGCGCATGAAGAAGATGCTGGCGCTGCTGCGGCTGGCGCAGGCAGGCATGGAAGAGCAGACGATGCAGGCCATGCGGCAGCACCTGCGTACGGTGAAAAACGCCTGCGCCGGAAACCGGGAGCAGGTGGTACGCTGCAGGCTGCTGGACAAACTGGCGCGCCGCTTTCACCTGGCACCGCGCCACCGCCCGCAGATCACGGGAGCTACGGCCAAGGCACCTGCCGCCGCAGGGCTGCTGCACCAGCTTTATGCGATGGGTCGTCTGATCGACAGCACCTGCATCGAGACGCTGACGGAGGAGCAGATTTTAGAGGAGCATGCGCGCTGCTACCGCAAGGGGCGGCGGCTGATGAAGGAGTCGTGCGAAACGACGAACTCCCGCACGCTGCACCGCTGGCGGCACCGGGTGAAGGACCTGTATTTCCAAACGCTGGCGCTCTCCCACCTGCGCGGGGCGGCCCGGCGCATCCGGCGCACACAGCGCCTGGGACATCTGCTGGGGCGTGACCAGGACCTGGCCAATCTGGCGACGGAGCCCGCTTTTGCCGTGCGGCGCAGCCCGTGGCAGGAGGTGATGCAGGAGCACCGCGAGGAGCTGCGGGAGCGCTATCTGGCACTGGGGCACAAGCTGTATGCACCGCACAACACGCGGTTCAGCGGACGGATCATGCAGAGTGTGTGA
- a CDS encoding N-acetylmuramoyl-L-alanine amidase family protein: MPTFPTPRHALNRTLIGSLWAALMVLMLAGKASAFDTVILDPGHGAHDRGAAIGYVYEKHLALDTARRVEQLLRKEGLKVIMSRSRDVFIPLQDRSALGNSRGNAIFVSIHYNYNRGGSGSGVETYYHFSSSYMLAAYIQAYLVQRTAMTNRGVKSANFHVIRATTKNPAVLVECGFVSNSTERSHMLTGEFRAKIAEGIAQGIVAFRKSK; the protein is encoded by the coding sequence ATGCCGACTTTCCCCACCCCTCGCCATGCACTGAACCGCACGCTCATCGGCTCCCTCTGGGCCGCCCTGATGGTTCTGATGCTGGCGGGCAAAGCGAGCGCTTTTGACACGGTGATCCTGGACCCAGGACACGGGGCCCATGACCGTGGCGCAGCAATCGGCTACGTGTATGAAAAGCACCTGGCACTGGACACCGCACGCCGGGTGGAGCAACTGCTGCGCAAAGAGGGGCTGAAAGTCATCATGTCCCGCAGCCGGGATGTCTTCATTCCGCTGCAAGACCGCTCCGCGCTGGGAAACAGCCGTGGGAATGCCATTTTTGTGAGCATCCACTACAACTACAACCGCGGCGGCAGCGGCTCCGGAGTGGAGACCTACTACCATTTTTCCTCCAGCTACATGCTGGCAGCATACATCCAAGCCTATCTGGTGCAGCGCACCGCCATGACCAATCGTGGTGTCAAGAGCGCCAATTTCCATGTTATCCGCGCCACCACGAAAAACCCCGCCGTGCTGGTGGAGTGCGGTTTTGTCAGCAACTCCACCGAGCGCTCCCACATGCTTACGGGCGAATTTCGCGCCAAGATCGCCGAAGGCATAGCCCAAGGCATCGTGGCGTTTCGCAAGTCCAAGTGA
- the fdhF gene encoding formate dehydrogenase subunit alpha: MVKDLSTLTAFIDGDAYSFNEGDTLLDFIDRHRGRGHVPTLCDAPQLDPYGACRVCSVEVALQADGPRRVVASCHTPLTAGMHVFTESQKVRKLRKNIVELVLTDHPLDCLTCEVSGNCELQTVAAKVGIRKVRYPAGANHLDRKKDLSHAYMTSELSKCINCARCVRACDEIQGQHVLSMHGRGFNAKIIKGLDQSFADSECVSCGACSQACPTSAISDVFFSKSIEATKKTRTICTYCGVGCNLNVATKGDQVLSIQAPVDAEVNHAHTCLKGRFAFKFYNHKDRLRTPLIKQPDGQFKEATWQEAYDHIFTNLTRIKADHGGQSVAGISSARCTNEENYLMQKFIRNVMGTNNIDCCARVCHSPTAWGMQKSFGTGAATNSYEDIEHTRCILVIGANPTEGHPVTGARLKQHIMKGTPLIVIDPRKIELVPYAKHHLQLRPGTNVALLNMFARCILDAGLVKTDFIKKRCENWEEFEAGLRALDLAELEKITGVSIDLVRAAAIEYASAEAAMSFHGLGVTEHQQGAKTVMLISNLAMMTGNIGRPGVGVNPLRGQNNVQGAADMGCQPHQGAGYYEMADPQVQQRYADFYGVPTPTEPGWKIPQMFDAAIEGKLKALWLMGEDVVQTDPDAHHVRHAMESLEFLVVQEIFMTETAKYADVILPASSFLEKSGTFTNAERRVQRVNATVKPLPGTKPDGQILCEVLQRFGVAQPDYTPDGVLAEVAQIVPFFKGITWENLGENGLQWPVKEGGVDTQIMHQEQFTRGKGHFHFFSWKESTELETHRGEFPFILTTGRILEHYNCGTMTRRTGNSEIVGQDYLSLNPADAQRKGIRSGDIVRLFSARGEVELEARVTDEVKPGILYTTFHFPDAMVNNVTGQGCDGDTMCPEYKVVAADVELVRAGKPKKKRMMEMV, from the coding sequence ATGGTCAAGGATCTTTCCACCCTCACCGCATTCATCGACGGCGATGCTTACAGCTTCAATGAAGGCGATACGCTGCTCGATTTCATTGACCGTCATCGCGGGCGCGGCCATGTGCCCACGCTGTGTGATGCGCCGCAGCTCGATCCCTATGGCGCCTGCCGCGTGTGCTCGGTGGAAGTCGCTTTGCAGGCCGATGGGCCACGCCGCGTGGTGGCGTCCTGCCACACGCCGCTGACGGCGGGCATGCATGTCTTCACCGAATCGCAGAAGGTGCGGAAGCTGCGCAAGAACATCGTCGAGCTCGTGCTCACTGACCATCCGCTGGACTGCCTGACCTGCGAGGTGAGCGGCAACTGCGAACTGCAGACCGTGGCGGCCAAGGTGGGCATCCGCAAGGTGCGCTATCCTGCCGGTGCCAACCATCTGGACCGCAAGAAGGACCTCTCCCACGCCTACATGACGTCAGAGCTCTCCAAGTGCATCAACTGCGCCCGCTGCGTGCGTGCCTGCGATGAGATCCAGGGCCAGCACGTGCTCTCCATGCATGGCCGCGGCTTCAATGCCAAGATCATCAAGGGGCTGGACCAGTCCTTCGCCGACTCCGAGTGCGTCTCCTGCGGCGCCTGCTCCCAGGCCTGTCCCACCTCAGCCATCAGCGATGTGTTTTTCTCCAAGTCCATCGAAGCGACGAAGAAGACCCGCACCATCTGCACCTACTGCGGCGTGGGCTGCAATCTCAACGTGGCGACGAAGGGTGATCAGGTGCTCAGCATCCAGGCCCCGGTGGACGCCGAGGTGAACCACGCGCACACCTGCCTCAAGGGGCGCTTTGCCTTCAAGTTCTACAATCACAAAGACCGCCTGCGCACCCCGCTGATCAAGCAGCCGGACGGCCAGTTCAAGGAAGCCACCTGGCAAGAGGCTTACGACCACATCTTTACCAACCTGACCCGTATCAAGGCGGACCACGGCGGCCAGTCGGTGGCGGGCATCTCCTCCGCACGCTGCACCAATGAGGAAAACTACCTCATGCAGAAGTTCATCCGCAACGTGATGGGCACCAACAACATCGACTGCTGCGCCCGCGTCTGCCACTCGCCCACCGCCTGGGGCATGCAGAAGAGCTTTGGCACCGGTGCCGCCACCAATTCGTATGAGGACATCGAGCACACTCGCTGCATCCTCGTCATCGGGGCGAATCCCACGGAAGGCCATCCTGTGACCGGCGCACGCCTGAAGCAGCACATCATGAAGGGCACGCCGCTCATCGTGATCGATCCGCGCAAGATCGAGCTGGTGCCCTATGCCAAGCACCACCTGCAGCTCCGCCCTGGCACCAACGTGGCGCTGCTCAACATGTTTGCCCGCTGCATCCTTGATGCTGGTCTGGTGAAGACCGACTTCATCAAAAAGCGCTGCGAAAACTGGGAGGAGTTTGAAGCCGGACTGCGTGCGCTGGATCTTGCCGAGCTGGAAAAGATCACTGGCGTCAGCATCGACCTCGTTCGTGCCGCCGCCATCGAGTACGCCTCTGCTGAGGCCGCCATGAGCTTCCACGGCCTGGGCGTCACCGAGCACCAGCAGGGCGCCAAGACCGTCATGCTTATCTCCAATCTGGCGATGATGACCGGCAACATCGGCCGCCCCGGCGTGGGCGTGAACCCGCTGCGCGGCCAGAACAACGTGCAGGGTGCCGCAGACATGGGCTGCCAGCCGCATCAAGGCGCAGGCTATTACGAAATGGCCGATCCCCAGGTGCAGCAGCGCTACGCCGACTTCTACGGCGTGCCCACACCCACCGAGCCCGGCTGGAAGATCCCGCAGATGTTTGATGCCGCTATCGAGGGCAAGCTGAAGGCCCTCTGGCTCATGGGAGAAGACGTGGTGCAGACCGACCCCGACGCCCACCACGTACGCCATGCCATGGAAAGCCTGGAGTTCCTCGTGGTGCAGGAGATCTTCATGACGGAGACCGCCAAGTACGCGGACGTCATTCTTCCCGCCTCCTCCTTCCTGGAAAAGAGCGGCACATTCACCAATGCCGAGCGTCGCGTGCAGCGTGTGAACGCTACGGTGAAGCCGCTGCCCGGCACCAAGCCCGACGGCCAGATCCTCTGCGAGGTGTTGCAGCGTTTTGGCGTGGCCCAGCCAGACTATACGCCAGATGGCGTGCTGGCGGAGGTGGCGCAGATCGTTCCCTTCTTCAAAGGCATCACCTGGGAAAATCTGGGAGAGAACGGCCTGCAATGGCCTGTAAAGGAAGGCGGCGTGGATACGCAGATCATGCACCAGGAGCAGTTCACCCGAGGCAAGGGGCACTTCCATTTCTTCTCCTGGAAGGAATCCACCGAGCTGGAAACCCACCGCGGCGAGTTCCCCTTTATCCTCACCACCGGACGCATCCTGGAACATTACAACTGCGGCACCATGACACGCCGCACCGGCAACAGCGAGATCGTGGGGCAGGACTACCTTTCCCTCAATCCCGCCGACGCCCAGCGAAAAGGCATCCGCAGCGGCGACATCGTGCGCCTCTTCAGCGCCCGTGGCGAGGTGGAACTGGAGGCCCGTGTGACGGATGAGGTCAAGCCCGGCATCCTCTACACCACCTTCCATTTCCCCGACGCCATGGTGAACAACGTCACCGGCCAGGGCTGTGATGGCGATACGATGTGCCCCGAGTACAAAGTCGTGGCCGCCGATGTGGAACTCGTGCGCGCCGGCAAACCGAAGAAGAAGCGCATGATGGAGATGGTGTAA
- a CDS encoding YfbK domain-containing protein: MNPLQDNPHFTAYALGELSGEEARAMHEMLATTPAAAHELEQIEAVTDALRHGAPIPLARLTHEQRHAVLHPSNLPRRIQPMMPRPLRKPAPQLFWPVMGTLAKIAAVLALTGAAFFAGWSFAPDMRSAAEQGDKDEPARKPDSSAPQLAATAASAEKLSPKSLPSPAPAPVVAVAPAPVVNPQPVEKKEVQVVAVPPAPAPAAVPAPVVAVAKADPAPVAVPAPAAKVAVPSGSPTQGFAMASGHGSFVSTTKQAADQFSLRPAQLRPPPPAKPKGEIFASPAPQAANTNKPEAKAERPSLYIHSWKAEVASCPWNPAHRLMRVVIQLPADQSAVLSSDAAFPVQVSFDQANVKQYRMLCERHLAAPERRSAGSHVLWYEFQPNGTGDNARQVATVTLPNSHFTSQTVGPFDSSKLQVIDRGYSLLNAREDFVFETSVVGFGLLLRGADHLGSLNHDLVLNLAKQAKGTDTSGERTRFIHLVQDARRAAGL, encoded by the coding sequence ATGAACCCTCTTCAGGACAATCCCCACTTCACCGCCTATGCGCTCGGAGAGCTCAGCGGCGAGGAGGCGCGCGCCATGCATGAGATGCTGGCCACCACCCCCGCCGCCGCCCATGAGCTGGAGCAGATCGAGGCCGTGACAGACGCCCTCCGCCATGGCGCTCCGATCCCCCTGGCACGCCTCACCCACGAGCAGCGCCACGCCGTGCTGCACCCCTCCAATCTCCCACGCCGCATTCAGCCCATGATGCCGCGCCCGCTGCGCAAGCCCGCTCCGCAGCTCTTCTGGCCCGTCATGGGCACGCTGGCCAAGATCGCCGCCGTGCTCGCCCTGACCGGAGCCGCCTTCTTTGCAGGCTGGTCCTTTGCCCCCGACATGCGTAGCGCCGCAGAGCAGGGGGACAAAGACGAGCCTGCTCGCAAGCCAGACTCCAGCGCCCCGCAGCTGGCAGCCACCGCTGCCTCTGCTGAAAAGCTCTCCCCCAAGAGTTTGCCCTCACCAGCACCAGCTCCTGTCGTAGCGGTTGCGCCCGCGCCTGTGGTCAATCCACAGCCGGTGGAAAAGAAGGAGGTGCAGGTTGTTGCCGTGCCTCCTGCTCCTGCCCCGGCGGCAGTTCCCGCCCCTGTGGTCGCCGTGGCCAAGGCTGATCCCGCCCCGGTGGCTGTCCCCGCACCTGCGGCCAAGGTTGCAGTTCCTTCAGGTTCCCCTACCCAGGGCTTTGCCATGGCCTCCGGACATGGCAGCTTTGTCAGCACCACCAAGCAGGCGGCCGACCAGTTCAGCCTTCGCCCCGCCCAACTACGCCCGCCGCCTCCAGCCAAACCCAAAGGCGAGATCTTTGCCTCCCCCGCTCCTCAGGCTGCGAACACCAACAAACCTGAGGCCAAAGCCGAGCGCCCCTCCCTCTACATCCACTCTTGGAAAGCCGAGGTGGCCTCCTGCCCGTGGAACCCCGCGCATCGTCTCATGCGCGTCGTCATTCAGCTCCCGGCAGATCAGTCCGCCGTGCTCTCCTCTGACGCCGCCTTCCCCGTGCAGGTCAGCTTTGACCAGGCCAACGTCAAACAGTACCGCATGCTCTGCGAGCGCCACCTCGCCGCCCCCGAGCGCCGCAGCGCCGGCAGCCATGTGCTCTGGTATGAATTCCAGCCCAACGGCACCGGAGACAACGCCCGCCAGGTTGCCACTGTGACTCTGCCAAACTCCCACTTCACCTCCCAGACTGTCGGCCCCTTTGACAGCAGCAAGCTTCAGGTCATCGACCGCGGTTACTCCCTGCTCAATGCGCGCGAGGACTTCGTCTTTGAGACCTCCGTTGTCGGTTTCGGCCTCCTTCTGCGTGGGGCAGACCACCTCGGCAGCCTGAATCATGACCTCGTGCTCAACCTGGCCAAACAGGCCAAGGGCACCGACACCTCCGGAGAGCGCACCCGCTTCATCCACCTCGTCCAGGACGCCCGCCGCGCCGCAGGTCTGTAA
- a CDS encoding RNA polymerase sigma factor yields MPDPHVQDEAAVLVRRALDQHESTLIAYTASILGGDTERARDVVQDAMLRLYLTEPDRVRENLKSWLFTVCRNRAFDILRKEQRLDIGNDELIEAATDHEPDPSQHAGTHELYERIWQCVDRLRPNQREVVRLKFLHDCSYQEIAGITGLSVGNVGFIMHHAIKKLRELMNNDVSEEYTPTRS; encoded by the coding sequence ATGCCCGACCCCCACGTACAGGATGAAGCCGCCGTGTTGGTCAGACGTGCCCTGGATCAGCATGAAAGCACGCTCATCGCTTACACGGCCAGCATTCTTGGTGGAGACACCGAGCGTGCACGCGATGTCGTGCAGGACGCCATGCTGCGCCTCTACCTCACCGAGCCCGACCGTGTGCGGGAAAACCTCAAATCCTGGCTCTTCACCGTCTGCCGCAACCGTGCCTTTGACATCCTCCGCAAGGAGCAGCGTCTCGACATCGGCAACGATGAACTTATCGAAGCCGCCACCGACCACGAGCCCGACCCCTCGCAGCACGCTGGCACGCATGAGCTCTACGAGCGCATCTGGCAGTGCGTGGACCGCCTACGCCCCAATCAGCGCGAGGTCGTCCGCCTCAAGTTTCTCCACGACTGCTCCTACCAGGAGATCGCTGGCATCACCGGCCTCAGTGTCGGCAATGTCGGCTTCATCATGCACCATGCCATCAAAAAACTTCGCGAGCTGATGAACAACGACGTAAGCGAAGAATACACCCCTACGAGATCATGA
- the trxA gene encoding thioredoxin produces MASEAVVTLTEANFEAEISSSTVPVIVDFWAEWCGPCRMLGPILDDLAKEQAGKVKIGKVNVDEAPNLSAQFSVRSIPMLVFFKGGKAVESVVGVQSKDALTKRLAALA; encoded by the coding sequence ATGGCCAGCGAAGCAGTCGTCACCCTCACCGAAGCAAATTTTGAAGCCGAAATCTCCTCCTCCACCGTTCCGGTGATCGTGGACTTCTGGGCTGAATGGTGCGGGCCCTGCCGCATGCTGGGACCCATCCTCGACGACCTCGCCAAAGAGCAGGCCGGCAAGGTCAAGATCGGCAAGGTGAATGTGGATGAAGCGCCCAATCTCTCCGCACAGTTCAGCGTGCGCTCCATCCCAATGCTCGTCTTCTTCAAAGGCGGCAAGGCTGTGGAAAGCGTCGTCGGCGTGCAGTCCAAAGACGCCCTGACCAAGCGCCTCGCCGCACTCGCGTAA
- a CDS encoding protein-disulfide reductase DsbD domain-containing protein, with translation MLTFNRSQTHVSLGSSCRFLLLLLLAFFIFKPSAFSQTGLKIQLVSETTAIVPGQPFTVGLWLQHQHGWHTYWRFPGIVGVATQMKWNLPRGWKAGPLVYPEPERTLMFQIKAQGFERDVMLRTQITPPADLKPGQTLTLGGTASWMCCGNTCHPASLDLSLSLPVAAAAGLDKQWHPLFEAERDRAEQPSAAWTSTVTEKGDQITLILRPATSEARICKNQREADKIIAFTEDGWFDSDKPQTLLLHSDGTLTITLIKADTYISGSTPPKTLRAILRNDEGWLQGGKLRCLQIEPKIVRE, from the coding sequence ATGCTCACCTTCAACCGTTCGCAGACACACGTGTCCCTCGGCAGTTCCTGCCGCTTTCTGCTGCTGCTCCTACTGGCATTTTTCATCTTTAAGCCTTCAGCTTTCTCCCAGACCGGCCTCAAGATTCAACTCGTCTCCGAGACCACCGCCATCGTTCCTGGTCAGCCCTTCACCGTCGGCCTCTGGCTGCAGCATCAGCACGGCTGGCACACCTACTGGCGCTTTCCTGGCATCGTCGGCGTGGCCACGCAGATGAAGTGGAATCTGCCACGTGGCTGGAAGGCCGGGCCGCTTGTCTATCCCGAGCCCGAGCGCACCCTCATGTTTCAGATCAAGGCGCAGGGATTCGAGCGCGATGTCATGCTGCGCACCCAGATCACCCCTCCCGCCGATCTCAAGCCGGGGCAGACGCTCACCCTCGGCGGCACCGCCTCCTGGATGTGCTGTGGCAATACCTGCCACCCCGCATCCTTGGATCTCAGTCTGAGTCTCCCCGTGGCCGCCGCCGCCGGGCTGGATAAACAATGGCACCCGCTTTTCGAAGCCGAACGCGACCGAGCCGAGCAGCCCAGCGCCGCCTGGACCTCCACCGTCACCGAAAAGGGCGACCAGATCACCCTCATCCTCCGACCCGCCACCTCCGAGGCCCGCATCTGCAAGAACCAGCGCGAAGCCGACAAGATCATCGCCTTTACCGAAGATGGCTGGTTCGACAGCGACAAGCCCCAGACTCTCCTCCTCCACTCCGACGGCACCCTCACCATCACTCTGATCAAAGCGGATACCTACATCAGCGGTTCCACCCCGCCGAAAACCCTCCGCGCCATCCTCCGCAACGACGAAGGGTGGCTGCAGGGTGGAAAACTACGATGCCTGCAGATCGAGCCGAAGATTGTGCGGGAGTGA
- a CDS encoding efflux transporter outer membrane subunit, which produces MMTRFLLPLLTLAAAGCSFSPKKQAPAMKLPAHFKESKEWKVAVPADHLPRGSWWSIFHDRDLDAIMQSLEVSNQSLQSAVAKAQQTSALLTAAKFAFLPTASTSADYTVNMSGALGGGGSANSINAARAGSGVKKIQSISGQASWEIDIWGRLRHSAKATKADSEAARADVETMRLTLQAQAAQSYFTLRAADAQKNLLERQVASYAKSLELTQNRKAQGVASEADVALAATQLATARAALIDVGVNRATMEHAIAVLTGRTPADFGLKPATLSTHIPGLPSNAPSTLLQRRPDIAAAERRVAAANERIGAAIAAFFPTISFSASSGWRALTNLLAQGNNYWSFGPDATFNLLDSGQRIAAKAQADATWRQTVADYRQAVLTAMQETEDALSTLRILAAESQAQDEAVRAARESERIAVNQYQAGTLSYINVTTAQASALNAEVSAINIRSRRLLATVALVKALGGGW; this is translated from the coding sequence ATGATGACCCGTTTCCTTCTCCCGCTGCTCACGCTGGCAGCCGCTGGCTGCAGTTTCTCACCCAAAAAGCAGGCTCCGGCCATGAAGCTGCCTGCTCATTTCAAGGAGAGCAAAGAGTGGAAGGTGGCGGTGCCCGCAGACCATCTGCCGCGTGGCAGCTGGTGGTCCATCTTCCATGACCGGGACCTCGACGCCATCATGCAGAGCCTGGAGGTGTCCAACCAGTCCCTCCAGTCCGCTGTGGCCAAGGCGCAGCAGACCTCCGCATTGCTCACCGCCGCCAAGTTTGCCTTCCTGCCCACGGCCTCCACCAGCGCCGACTACACGGTGAACATGAGTGGTGCCCTCGGTGGTGGCGGCAGTGCAAACTCCATCAATGCGGCCAGGGCAGGATCTGGGGTGAAGAAGATCCAGTCCATCAGCGGCCAGGCCAGCTGGGAGATCGACATCTGGGGCCGTCTGCGCCACAGCGCCAAGGCCACCAAGGCCGACTCCGAAGCCGCCAGGGCCGATGTGGAAACCATGCGCCTCACCCTGCAGGCGCAGGCCGCGCAGAGCTACTTCACGCTGCGTGCCGCAGATGCCCAAAAAAACCTCCTGGAGCGCCAGGTGGCCAGCTATGCCAAGTCTCTGGAGCTGACCCAAAACCGCAAGGCCCAGGGCGTTGCCTCCGAGGCAGACGTGGCCCTCGCCGCCACCCAGCTCGCCACCGCACGCGCTGCACTCATCGATGTGGGCGTCAATCGCGCCACTATGGAGCATGCCATTGCCGTGCTTACGGGGCGCACTCCGGCGGACTTTGGGCTGAAGCCCGCCACGCTGTCCACCCACATCCCCGGCCTGCCCTCCAATGCGCCCTCCACGCTGCTGCAGCGCAGGCCGGACATCGCTGCGGCGGAGCGCCGTGTGGCTGCCGCCAATGAGCGCATCGGTGCTGCCATCGCCGCCTTCTTTCCCACCATCTCCTTCAGTGCCTCCTCCGGCTGGCGCGCTTTGACCAATCTCCTCGCGCAGGGAAACAACTACTGGTCCTTTGGACCCGACGCCACCTTCAACCTGCTCGACAGCGGCCAGCGCATCGCCGCCAAGGCCCAGGCGGACGCCACCTGGCGTCAGACCGTGGCTGACTACCGCCAGGCCGTGCTCACCGCCATGCAGGAGACCGAGGACGCGCTCTCCACCCTGCGCATCCTCGCCGCTGAATCCCAGGCACAGGACGAAGCCGTGCGCGCTGCCCGCGAGAGCGAGCGCATCGCCGTCAACCAGTATCAGGCTGGCACGCTGAGCTACATCAATGTCACCACAGCCCAGGCCTCCGCGCTGAATGCCGAAGTCAGCGCCATCAACATCCGCTCCCGCCGCCTTTTGGCCACCGTGGCCCTCGTGAAGGCACTCGGCGGCGGCTGGTGA
- a CDS encoding type II secretion system protein — MKTKRNQAFTLIELLVVITIIAILASLAVPAFTMVQTQGNQMKGVNNAKQIILSLKQFSKDNNSQYPDSVPNPLTGSQAQTANDAFRYMIQEQIVTDERIFGCPAGYTPDNVIGQPPNYGNALMPGENHWAMTAGQTDTSVGNMPIVFENPATQGWPPQWNADLAGQVKPGRTWTGGAIIIGRNDGSVSVEKLSGKRGMVGPKILPGGMDSFTQAAQNIPQRVLGIIYSNNGMQSGGTAGGPGGALGGVPGMPPPAFGAPGGAPGGLPGGLPPAPGAPGLPGAPAAPGGLPPSPLGQ, encoded by the coding sequence ATGAAAACAAAAAGAAACCAAGCCTTCACTCTCATCGAGTTGTTGGTGGTGATCACGATCATCGCGATTCTCGCGAGCTTGGCCGTGCCCGCCTTCACCATGGTGCAGACCCAAGGCAACCAGATGAAAGGCGTGAACAACGCCAAGCAGATCATCCTCTCGCTGAAGCAGTTCTCCAAGGACAATAACAGCCAGTACCCTGATTCAGTCCCCAACCCGCTGACTGGCAGCCAGGCCCAGACCGCCAATGACGCCTTCCGCTACATGATCCAGGAGCAGATCGTCACCGACGAGCGCATCTTCGGCTGCCCTGCCGGCTACACTCCAGACAACGTGATCGGCCAGCCGCCAAACTACGGCAATGCCCTCATGCCCGGCGAAAACCACTGGGCCATGACCGCAGGCCAGACTGACACCAGCGTGGGCAACATGCCCATCGTGTTTGAAAATCCCGCAACCCAGGGCTGGCCTCCGCAGTGGAACGCCGACCTGGCAGGCCAGGTGAAGCCCGGCCGCACCTGGACCGGTGGTGCCATCATCATCGGCCGCAACGACGGCAGCGTCTCGGTTGAAAAGCTCAGCGGCAAGCGCGGCATGGTGGGTCCGAAGATCCTGCCAGGCGGCATGGACTCCTTCACCCAGGCTGCACAGAACATCCCTCAGCGTGTGCTTGGCATCATCTACAGCAACAATGGCATGCAGAGCGGCGGCACTGCCGGCGGCCCTGGCGGAGCCTTGGGCGGCGTTCCTGGAATGCCCCCTCCCGCCTTTGGCGCACCTGGCGGTGCTCCTGGCGGCCTGCCTGGTGGCCTGCCCCCCGCACCTGGTGCCCCTGGCCTGCCTGGCGCACCTGCTGCCCCAGGAGGTCTTCCCCCCTCCCCTCTTGGCCAGTAA